The segment TAGAGACATTTTCCGTTTAGCCATCATCACATCTAGGTTTACAATTATTGGCATAGCTTAAACAATTAAGTCGTTTTCATTTTGGATTTCAATGCCTTTCTTAAAAATCATTGCAACAACAAAGAGAATAGCCGCCATTAGTAAATAAGTTTCACCACTATGCCAATATCTTTCAATTAAATTCACATCGTAACCCTTTTGAATTAGCCTTTTTGCATACGAATGTGCTATTAAACCTAAAAAGCCAATTGATAAAGCATAATAACCAATTTTAGAAATATACTCAGAAATCTCTACTGAAAAAGGTTTTACGAGGTTCATTTTCATAAATATTTTAATAACCAAGTAAAATAGGTAAGCTTTTAAAACAGAAAGAATAATAGCAAAGCTGAATAAATAGGTATAAATAATTTTGCTTTGGCTATAAAGATTCGATAGATCAAGACCAAGGTGCAAATTGTGTGTAGCAATGGGCTTAAACATGCTAAAAATGTAATTGAATAGTAAGGCTCCTGCTTGAACACAAAAACCTAAAAAGATTATCCAAGTGATAACATTTAAGGTTTTCCAGATAAAATCATTTCTTCCCGACATATGTTTAAGGTTTAAATTATGTCACAAAAATAATAAATATTTATTAATAATCAATAAATATTATATTTTTTACAATAAATTATTATGCAAAATGATTCTACTAGATATTCGCTAAAACGAATTTTTCAAGAAAACAATAAATGGTTAATAATACCCTACTAACTACTATAACTAAAAAGTAATTTTTGTGGTTTCTCCAGCTCGTACCTGAAATGCAATATGCTCTGTTCTAAAAATATTTGCGCATACATAATTTCCAGGATTAAGCTCAATTTTAACCACACCGTTAGCATTTTCTCTAGCCACAATAGCATCAGATGGGTAAAAGTTATTAAGATCATAATCTAGGCAGAAGATACCAATATAGCGTGAATAACCAAGATGAATCTCTACATAGCCCGTATATTCATAATCCATATCCTTTTTACAGGAGTAATTTGTAAATGCTAATAAAAATAGTAGAATAGTAATCTTTAGGGTTTTCATAGGTAAATATTTTAAATTCTTAATTTTTCAATTGAAATTTGATTTTGAATATACCTTCTAACTCGTTTACATACTCACTAAAAGCAATTTAGGAGGTGTTTTCATCTTCTGCAATCTTTATCAAAATTATCAAAAAATATTAACTGACAAAAAGAATTTGATTGAGTATATTCAGTAATAACCCCTACTAACACGGCAAATCATTTAAATAGTTTATATAGATTTTTAGGCCCTACTCGTTCCAAATCCAAAACTAGCAAAGACTTTTAGCTATGCAGAGATTCGTGACATGGCTTGCAAACAGATACCAACCAATCGATGGGTTCTCTGCCAATATTATACTTAGCATATCTCTTATGGTGAACATGGGTTGCACGTGCTCCGCAGTATACACAACGCCAGTTGTCTCTTTTGAGAACAACATAGCGTTTTCTTTTCCATGCATCTGATTTTAAGTAGATATTGCGGTAATAGTTACGACGGAACTTTCGTTCTGCTTCAAAGAAACCACGTTTAAATAATAGTATAACTATTACTATGAGTACAATTATTAGTATGTGACCCATTATATTGATGTTTCAATAGTTTTTATTGTATGTATAAGCAAATTCTTATTATAGTAATTTAATTTCTAGGTTAAATAGCAAGATAAATTTAGGATTGATAATGCCAATCATTTGTAATTTGAACTCCTTTTCATCATTAACAAATATAAAATTCCGGAAACAAAGAAACCAACAAACCATGCATAATTATATAAATGAGAAATGATTTCGGGAACTGAATTTTTCCCGACAAGATTTATTGTTACCAAAAATCCGGGGACATTTG is part of the Bacteroidia bacterium genome and harbors:
- a CDS encoding DUF2975 domain-containing protein, encoding MSGRNDFIWKTLNVITWIIFLGFCVQAGALLFNYIFSMFKPIATHNLHLGLDLSNLYSQSKIIYTYLFSFAIILSVLKAYLFYLVIKIFMKMNLVKPFSVEISEYISKIGYYALSIGFLGLIAHSYAKRLIQKGYDVNLIERYWHSGETYLLMAAILFVVAMIFKKGIEIQNENDLIV